Proteins from one Mercurialis annua linkage group LG7, ddMerAnnu1.2, whole genome shotgun sequence genomic window:
- the LOC126655480 gene encoding protein sym-1, whose amino-acid sequence MASLTLRSLSVSRLLTFSRVPTSHFLPKTQLSYAPSQTIGFRHITSPFAAASYSNHLNSTHSTKLTDSRLSTFGWNHNFSRYFVSAVPNSAAGGGGGSGDQGNSGGSGGGGSGSSGGSGDSNWSFLSWYMSLLTKHPVLTKALTAAVLTLIGDVVCQLAIDEVESLDIKRMFLFTFLGLALVGPTLHFWYLYLSKVVTLQGASGATVRLLLDQFLFSPIFIGVFLAALVTLEGRPEQVIPKLQQEWVSVVIANWQLWIPFQFLNFRFVPQQFQVLAANAIALVWNTILSFKAHKEILPK is encoded by the exons ATGGCGTCTCTCACCCTCAGATCCCTCTCCGTAAgccgtttgttaacattttctCGAGTACCCACCTCACATTTTCTTCCAAAAACTCAGCTTTCCTACGCTCCTAGTCAGACAATTGGGTTTAGGCACATTACTTCTCCCTTTGCTGCTGCTTCTTACTCAAATCATCTCAATTCTACTCATTCAACTAAGCTTACAGACTCCAGACTTTCTACATTCGGATGGAACCACAATTTTAGTCGCTATTTTGTTTCCGCTGTTCCTAACTCTGCtgctggtggtggtggtggttctGGTGACCAGGGGAACTCTGGTGGCAGTGGCGGTGGCGGCAGCGGCAGCAGTGGCGGTTCTGGCGATAGTAATTGGTCTTTTCTTTCATG GTATATGTCTCTGCTTACTAAGCATCCTGTGCTGACAAAAGCTCTGACAGCTGCCGTTTTGACTCTGATTGGGGATGTGGTCTGCCAG CTTGCGATTGATGAAGTGGAATCTCTAGACATCAAAAGGATGTTTCTGTTCACATTTTTGGGATTGGCACTAGTGGGTCCCACACTGCATTTTTG GTATCTATACTTGAGTAAAGTGGTAACACTGCAAGGAGCATCTGGTGCAACCGTGCGCCTTCTACTTGATCAG tttcttttttctcctaTATTCATTGGAGTTTTCCTAGCTGCTTTGGTTACACTAGAAGGCCGGCCTGAGCAAGTGATACCCAAACTTCAACAG GAGTGGGTTTCTGTTGTTATTGCAAATTGGCAACTGTGGATACCATTTCAATTCCTAAACTTCCGATTTGTCCCACAGCAGTTTCAG GTTCTTGCTGCTAATGCCATTGCTTTAGTATGGAATACGATTCTCTCATTCAAAGCACACAAAGAGATTCTCCCAAAATAG
- the LOC126656848 gene encoding uncharacterized protein LOC126656848 yields MFCSKHGIVVPDMEDQFLIPGRSRRARHLVTCYHHHHNEVFLPAIDLLAVEMNNRYDQHNLICLVELYSDDFSAIDWHFLRDEIDTYICEVRRSFDFTSCEDLVILAIKIAQTGKYSTLLLVYRLIELTLILPVATISIERAFFAIKHVKSNVRNNMADEWVNDLVICFVERDIFDSIDNDDIVQHFQNKTNRRIQLPPLAFSNS; encoded by the exons ATGTTTTGTAGCAAGCATGGCATTGTGGTACCTGATATGGAAGATCAGTTTTTAATTCCAGGACGGTCTCGCCGTGCAAGACACCTGGTAACTtgttatcatcatcatcataatgAGGTTTTTCTTCCTGCGATTGATTTACTTGCTGTTGAGATGAATAATAG atATGATCAACACAATTTAATTTGTCTTGTTGAACTCTATTCTGATGATTTTTCTGCTATTGATTGGCACTTCTTGAGAGATGAGATAGATACATATATTTGTGAAGTAAGAAGAAGTTTTGATTTTACTAGTTGTGAAGATCTTGTTATCCTTGCAATTAAAATAGCTCAAACTGGTAAATATTCTACGTTGTTATTGGTTTATCGTTTGATTGAGTTGACTTTGATCTTACCGGTGGCTACGATATCTATTGAGAGAGCTTTTTTTGCAATAAAGCACGTCAAGTCAAATGTACGGAACAACATGGCAGATGAGTGGGTGAATGATTTGGTGATATGCTTCGTTGAGAGGGATATATTTGATTCCATTGATAATGATGACATTGTACaacattttcaaaacaaaacaaaccggCGAATTCAACTTCCACCTCTTGCCTTTTCCAATTCTTAg